A stretch of DNA from Rhizobium sp. EC-SD404:
GCAGTGTGCGGCGATGCATGTTCAGCCGACGGGCGGTTTCAGACACGTTGCGTTCGCACATTTCGTAGACGCGCTGAATGTGCTCCCAGCGGACACGGTCGGCCGACATCGGATTTTCCGGCGGCTCGGCTTTTTCGCCGGGCTTGCGGGTGAGCGCCGCAGCGACCTCGTCGGCATCGGCGGGTTTTGCAAGATAATCGATCGCACCGAGCTTTACGGCGTTCACAGCCGTCGCGATGTTGCCATAGCCGGTCAGGACGATCATCCTTGTGTCGGTCCGGCGCTGACGGATCGCATCGATGATGTCGAGACCGTTGCCGTCGCCGAGCCGCATGTCGACCACCGCATATTTCGGAGGAGCGGCTTTCGCCTTGGCGAGGCCTTCCGCCACGGATTCAGCCGTTTCCACCACGAAGCCGCGGGTTTCCATGGCGCGCGCGAGCCGTTTCAGGAACGGCGCGTCGTCATCCACGAGCAGCAATGAGGGATCCGGGCCGATATCGCCGTCGGCAACATCCTCGTTGATCATTCTTCAGGCTCCATTGCGGTACCGGCCGTCCCGCCGGCTTCTATCCACTCGTTACATATGGGAGTTTCGCAGCCTGGGGCAATCTCTGGGCTGAACCGGCGGCATCCATGGCAGCGCGCGGCCAGCTCAGGCGGATGACCGCCCCCTGCTGTTCACTCGATCCGTTTTCGAAGACGACCGTCGCGCCGGTGCGCTCCAAAAGCGTCTTGGCGATGAAGAGCCCCAGTCCCAAACCGCCGGCGCGCTTGTCCTTGCCAGCAGTTCGCCTGGTCACGAAAGGTTCGCCGATCTTGACGAGAATCTCGGGCGAGAAGCCCGGGCCGTCGTCGGAGATGACGATATCCACGCGGTCCCGGTCGTAGCGCGCATCCACCCGAACCTTCTCCTGGGCGAAATCGACCGCGTTTTCGACCAGATTGCCAAGACCGTAGAGAATGCCGGCATTGCGCAGGCCAACCGGTTCCTCGTCGGTGACGGCCTCGATCGTGACCTCGATCTCGACGCCGAATTCGCGGTGTGGGTCGACGACTTCTTCCAGCATCGAGGAGAGCGGCAACTTGCGCATATGCTCCTCGTCATCGGTCGACAGCGTCGTCAGGCGCCGCAGAATGTCTCGGCATCGCTCGGTCTGTGAGCGCAACAGCTGCAGGTCTTCGCGGTAGCGTTCGTCGGAGCCGAGCGCACGCTCCATTTCCTTCACCACGACCGAAATGGTGGCGAGCGGCGTGCCCAGCTCATGGGCGGCGGCAGCAGCCAGACCATCGAGAGCGAAGAGATGCTGTTCGCGCTGCAGCGTCAATTCGGTCGCCGTCAGCGCGTCGGCAAGTTCGTTGGCTTCGGACGACACGCGATGGACGTAAAAGGCGGCAAAAAGCGTGGTCGAGACGATCGCGATCCAGATGCCGGTCACCAGCACCAGATGTGCCTCGTAGATGATGCCCGGATACCAGGGCAACGGCAGGTGAAAAGCCGCCAGAAGCGTGACGGCCGCGATCGTCAGTGCACCGAGAATGAGCGTCTGGCGAATAGGCTGCGAAGCCGTGGAGATGATGACCGGCACGCTCATCAGGACCGAGAACGGATTGACGAGCCCGCCCGTCATGAACAGCAGACCGGACAGCTGCAGCACGTCGAAGCCGAGAACGCCGAGCGCTGCCGGCGGGCTCAGGCGGTGCGTGGCCGGATAGCGAAACGTCAGGAAGATGTTCAGCCAGGCCGAGGATGCGATGAGCGCGAAACAGAGGAGAACCGGGAAAGGGAATTCCAGGATGAAAGCGACGATCAGCACCGTCAGCGACTGGCCCACGACGGCAAGCCACCGCAGCCGCGTCAATGTCTGGAGGCGCAGCCGGTAGCGCGAAAATCGATCGCGCCCGCTCAAGGAATTGTCGGCAACCGCCATGGTCGAAACCCGTCCTTCTCGATGTCGCTCTGACATGGCAAAGGCGGCGGGCGGAGTCCAGCGAAGCTCACGAACCGCGCGGTTTTGCCCTGCGCGTCGGTTCGGCCCGCGCCGGATCTTCCGGCCATGGGTGCTTGGGGTAGCGTCCGCGCATATCGGCACGCACATCGGCCCATGAGCCGGCCCAGAAGCCCGGTAGATCGCGGGTCGTCTGGATCGGCCGATGGGCCGGCGACAACAGCTCCAGCAGCAGCGGCAGGCGCCCCTTCGCGATCGTCGGATGGGACGCGAGGCCGAAGAGCTCCTGCACCCGCACCGCCAGCACCGGCACGTCGCCATCGTAGCGGATCGGGATGCGCGAGCCGGTCGGCACGACGAAATGGGTCGGCGCCTCTGCCTCGAGTATGCGGTGCAGATCATAGGGTGCGAGGGCCATCAGGCCTTCGGTCAGGCTTCCCGGTGCGATCCGATCGAAGGCGCGCACGCCCGACTGGTACGGCGTGAACCAAACGGCCAGCTTGGTTACAAGTCCATCGTCGTCCATCGCAGGCCAAGGGTCCCCGATCGATCGGTTGAGGAAGCCGAGACGCGCGCGCAATTGCCGGCCATTGTCGCTCCAAGGCAGCGCGTCGACGCCGAGCCGGCGCACGCCGTCGGCCAGCGCTTCCGTCGTCCGCTCATCAGTCGGCACCGGTATCGCGCGCTCTTCCAGGACGATGGCGCCCAGGCGGCGGACATGGCGGGCGCGCACCGATCGGCTTTCGGTATCGAACATGCATTCGTCGCCGTCGACGCCGCGCGTTTCGACAAGTGTCTCCACTTCACCCGGATCGATAGCGGCCGCGGCCTGGATGCGCTGGGCACCGGCGCGGCCGGTGAGATCGGCAATCACCAGCCATTCCTCACCGGCAAGCGGATCGTGCGGATCGAGTTCGGCGCCGCGGCCATTGGCCATGAGATAGCGGCCCCTGCCGCCGCGGTTGCGGGCAACGCGATCGGGATAGGCAAGCGCCAGAAGTCCCCCAATCGACAGCTTCTGCACGGCCTCGCCAGCATCGTCCAGGTTTTTGACGATACGGCGGGACAGCTCGCGCGCTGCGGATGCCCGGTCACCCTTTTCGCTGCGCCAACGACGAAGCCGTTCGGCCACATCGATGGACGGTCCGCCCAGTCCTTGCTCCGTCAAAAGCACGGCGATGTCCGCCGCATCGGGGCGGCTTGCACGCGGCGCCGACGCAACCATTGCCGCGAGGCGGGCGGGAAGCCCGAGCCCGCGGATCGCGCGTCCTATAGCGGTCAGTCCGCCAGCGGGATCGAGGGCGCCGAGTTCGACCAGCAAAGCCCGCGCTTCCTTGAGAGCAGGCGCCGGCGGTGGATCGATGAAGGCAAGCACCGTCGGATCGGGCACGCCCCACGCAGCGCTGTCGAGGATCAATCCGGAAAGATCGCTCGACAGTATTTCCGGCGGCGTGAAGGCCGGCAGTGCCGCGGTCTGCTCGGCGCGCCAAAGCCTGATCGCGACGCCGGGCTCGGTACGTCCGGCGCGTCCAGCGCGCTGATCGGCGGACGCACGCGACACCCGCACCGTCTCCAGCCGCGTGATCCCCGTTGCCGGTTCGAAATGCGGCAGACGCTGCAGGCCGCTGTCGATGACGACGCGTACGCCGTCGATCGTCAGCGACGTTTCCGCGATCGAGGTCGCGAGCACGATCTTGCGCGATCCCGGCGCCGCCGGCCGTATCGCACGATCCTGCGCTGCGCCGTCCATCATGCCGAACAACGGTGCCAACACCGTGCCTGGAGACAGGCGGCCTTCGAGCCGCTCGGCCGTGCGGCGGATTTCGGCCTGGCCGGGCAGGAACGCCAGGATCGATCCCGTCTCTTCGGCGAGCGCCGAACGGATCGCTTCGGCCATGGCATCCTCGATGCGGTCACCTGCCCTGCGTTCGCGGTAACGCATCTCGACCGGAAAGGCCCGGCCCGCGCTTTCGATAACAGGCGCCTCGATCAAGGCTGAGACGCGGGCGGTGTCGAGCGTCGCCGACATGACGAGCAGACGAAGATCGGCACGCAGCGCCGCGCGCACATCCAGAACGAGGGCGAGGGCGAAATCGGCATCGAGCGCGCGCTCATGGAATTCGTCGAAGATGACCGCCGCGATGCCGGAGAGCTCGGGATCATCCAGGATCATCCGCACGAAGACGCCTTCGGTCACGACCTCGATGCGCGTTCGCTTCGATATCCTCGTGTCGAGCCGCATGCGGTAGCCGACCGTATCGCCGACCTCTTCACCGAGAAGATCGGCCATACGGCGCGCGGCGGCGCGGGCAGCCAGCCGGCGCGGTTCCAGGAGGATGATCCGGCCGTCACCGCGCCAGGGTGCGTCGAGCAGCTTGAGCGGGACGAGCGTGGTCTTGCCGGCACCGGGAGGAGCGGCCAGCACGGCCGCGCCTTGCGCATCCAACGCAGCGGCAAGGTCATCGAGAACGGCGCCGACCGGCAGAGCCCGCGCCGCAGCTTCAAACATTTCCCGGCTCATGGCGCGCCGTTCATCTCGAAGACCGCACCGCCGGCGGCCTCAGCATCGGCCGTATCGTGCGTGACAAGGATGACAGGCAGTTTCGCCGCCCGCGCCTGATCGAAGACCAACCGTCGCGTCTGCGCCCGCAGGCTCATGTCGAGCTTGGCGAAAGGCTCGTCCAGCAAAAGCAGGCGGGGGCGTGACAGGAGCACGCGCTGCAGGGCCACACGCGCTTTCTGCCCGCCCGAGAGCGTATCGGGATCGCGCGGACCGAAGCCGGCGAGATCCACGTCCGCCAGCGCCTTCTCGGCGATCGCGCGGCGGTTTGCCCGTCCCTTCACGTCCGACGGAAGGGCAAAGGCGATGTTGGAAGCAACCGACATATGCGGAAAGAGGAGCGGATCCTGAAACAGGATGCCGGCATGGCGCGCGTCGGCCGGCAGGGCCGTCAGGTCGACGCCATCGACGCGCACCTGCCCCTCGGCCTGGAAAATCGGATCGAGAAATCCGCCGATATAAGCGAGCAGCGTCGATTTGCCGGAGCCGGACGGGCCCATCACGGTCAGCGTCTCGCCCGGCGCCACATGGGCGTCGAGTGCGATCAGCAGGCGGCCGTCGAGACGGATCGCGATGTCGCGGAGACTAAGTCCCGCTCTTTCAGGCTGTGTCATTTCGCTCAGACGCGCATGGATCGACGACCGCGAAATAGCAGCGCAGGCACGAGCGAGGCAATCGCGAAGGCGAGAAACGGGAGAAGCGTCTGCAGAAAGGCATAGACGCCGATGACCCGCCGATTGCCACCGGATGCAAGCGCCACCGCTTCGGTGGTGATCGTCGTCAGCCGCCCCTCACCGATCAGCACCGTCGGCAGGTACTGACCGACGGAAACGGCAAAGCCGACCGCCGCAGCCGTCGCAATGGCACGCGCCAGCATCGGCAGGCGAATGCTGAAGAGGGTCACGAGCCGCGATCGTCCCAGGCCCGCCGCGACACGGTCATAACGGCGGTCGAGCGCGCGCCAGGGATCGGACAGCGACAGGAACACGTAAGGGAGCACGAAGATCAGGTGTACGAAAACGAGTGCGGCGAAGCGCTGGTCGGTGCCGCTCGCAACGAACAGCACCTGCAGGCCGAAGACGAAAGCGATCTGGGGCACCATCAGCGGCATGTAGATTGCCAGAAGCGCCCGGCTGCCAGCCGTCTTGCCGGTCTCGATCTCACGCTCGAGACACCCGATCGTGAGCAGAAGCGCGATCAGCGTCGAAGCGAGCCCGGCGAGCAGCGTCGTCGCCAGCGGATCGAGAATGCGCGGCAATGCGCTTCGCCATGTGGAGAGCGACAGTGCCTGCGGCCAGAGGTCCGGAAACTGCCAAAAGGCCGAGACGGACCACAGGCCGAGCAGCACCACGCCGGCGAAGACGATCAGCCCCGCAATCGCGGTGGCCATCAGCGATAGAATCCTCAAGGCCCTGTCGCGGCGAAAACGAATGCCGCCCTCACAGGCTGTCGTGATCGCAAACGCGACGCACCGCTCGAAGAGCCACCACAGCGCAAGCGCCGCGACGGTGACCGACAATTGCAGGACTGCTCCGGCAGATGCCAGGAACCGCACCGAGAGATCCGGATCGTTCATCCAGCGCAGCAGCCACACCGGCAACGTGGGCGGCAGATTGGGACCGAGGATGATCGCTACATCCACGACCGAGGTCGCATAGGCGATCACCGCATAGACGGCGAAACGGATCTGCCGGTAGACGCGCGGCGCAAGTGCATAGGTGAAGCCGGCGACCCGGCCATAGCCCATCGCCGATGTCAGCTGCATCGTCTGGCGGTGCGGCAGCTGTGGCAGGGCCGCGAGCGTCACCAGAAAGAGGAACGGGATCTCTTTGACGATCAGGCCGGCCATCATCGAAAGGCCGAGCGGGTCGTTGATGATCAAAAGATCGGGCGGCCGCTCGATCCCGAAGACGGGTGCTGCGAGCCGGATCAGATATCCGGACGGCGCGATGAGGAAAGCGAGCCCGAACGCGGCGGCCGCATGGGGGATCGCCAACAGCGGCGATAGCAGATGCTGGACGCGCTGGAACATTCGCGTCTGAGACCAGCCCGCCACGAACAGCATGACGATCCCGAGCGAGACCGCCGTCGTCGCCAGACCGACGAACAGGCTGAGCCATGCAGAGCGCCAGATCGCCGGCATGGCGAAGAGTTCGGCGAAATGGGATGTCGTAATGCTCGTTCCGCCGAGTGCCGGCAGATAGCCGAAAGCCGGCAGGACCGTGCCAACGAGGCCGAAGACGAGCGGCAGGATCAGGATGCCGATCGTCAGCGGAGGAGCGAAACGAGCGAGGGTCATCGCCGACCGACCGCCAAATCGTGAAACACGCGCTCGTCAGGCCGGGCGGGCCCTTGCAATCTGGCGAGGCGCGTTTCTGTCACTCAATTGCCGGCGATATAACGGCGGCGCCACTCATCTTCGATCCGCTCCATCCAGGATGCGTGGGGCTCGTCGATGATCGGTCCGAGTTCGTCCGGGGCAAGCGTCGCAACACCGAGTTCGAGTCCATCGAAGGCTGCGCGATCGGCGTCGTCCAGCTTGGCCATGGAAAGCACGGTCGGATCGCCCCAATAGGCCGGATCCTGCTTGCGCAGCTGCGCCTCGGGCGAGATCAGGAAATCCGCGACGACAAGCGCACCGGCGGCAGCGGACGAATTGTACGGCACGGCGACGAAATGCGTGTTGCCGAGCGTGCCTCCCGGGAAGGTGAAGGAGCGCACCGTATCCGGCAATTCACCGGCGGCAATCCCCGCCGACGCTTCGGCCGGATTGAACGCAAAGATGATGTCCAGCTCGCCGTCAGCCAGCTTCTGCTTCATGTCCGGATAGTTCTGCGGAAAGGCTGCAGCCGAGCGCCAGGCAACGCTGTGAAGTTCGTCGAGATAGGCAAAGAGCGGTGCGACGTCCGCCTCGAAGGTTTCGGGATCGACCGGCTGTTGCAGCTTTTGGCGATCGTCGATCACTTCGCTCAGCACCTGCTTGAGGAAGGACGAACCGATGAAATCAGGCGGGGCAGGATAGGAGAAGCGGCCGGGATTTTCCTTCGCCCAGGCGAGAAGTCCGTCGGCATCCTGCGGAAGATCGGCCGCATCGGTGCGGGCTTCGTCATAAAAGAAGACGAGCTTGGCGCCGCCCCATGGGCTCTGCAGGCCCTCCGTCGGCACGGTGAAATCCGTCAGGATCGAGGGCTGGTTCTCGAAATCCACATATTGCCAATTCGGCAAATCCTGCGCCCAGCCCGGCGAGAGAAGCAGATCCTGCTCCTTCATCGCGACGAAGTTCTCGCCATTGATCCAGATGAGGTCGACCGAACCGCCTTCATCGCGACCGGCGGTGCGCTCGGCGACGACGCGGGCGACGGCATTGGCCGTGTCGTCCAGCTTCACATGCACGATTTCGACGCCGAAGCGCGCGCTCGCCTCGCTGGACACCCATTCGAGATAGGCGTTGATGTTCTCGGACCCGCCCCAGGCGTTGAAATAAACCGTCTGGCCACGGGCTTCTTCCAGCACGGCATCCCAGTTTTTCGGGTCGATGTCAGCGGCGTGGAGGGAAGAAGACAGCGATAGACCGATCGCCGCGGCAAAGAGAATCCGTGTGAGCCCCATCAGCATGTCCCTTCCGGTTTGATGACGGACGAACTTAAGGCGAGGGCAGTCGGCGTCAATGCACGACGCGACACGCCCCAACACGACTTCGTGTGGATATGTTCGGACGAAGGGCGCTCGCGCCCTAATCCCGTGCGGCGCGCAGCATGGCGGCCCGCAACTCCTCGATGCCGCCGCTCTTTTCGGAGGAGGTCGCCAAAACTTCCGGAAAGGCTGCGGGGTGCTTGGCGATCTTGGCGAGCGTTTCGGAGATCAGCCGCGGCACGCCAGCGGCCTTGATCTTGTCGGTCTTGGTCAGGACCAGCTGGTAGGAAACGGCCGCCTTGTCGAGCAGATCCAGCACTTCCTCGTCGTTCGGCTTGATGCCATGGCGCGCATCGATGAGCACGTAGACGCGTTTCAGCGTCGCGCGGCCCCGGAGATAGTCGAAGACGAGCTTCGTCCACTGGTCGACCTGTTCCTTCGGCGCCTGAGCATAGCCGTAGCCCGGCATGTCGACCAGTGCCAGCGGTGGCAGGTCGTCTGCGGCGCCCGAATAGCCGTCCGGGACGAAATAGTTGAGCTCCTGGGTGCGACCCGGCGTGTTGGACGTGCGCGCAAGGCCCTTCTGGATCAGGAGCGCGTTGATCAGCGACGACTTGCCCACATTGGACCGACCGGCGAAGGCGATTTCCGGCGGACCCTCGGGCGGCAGGAACTTCATGGAAGGCACGCCGCGGATGAAGATCCACGGCTTCAGGAAGAGATTGGTATCGGCGAGCGTGCTTTCGGCAGTCACAGGTTTTTCCTTTCGCGCGCCGCGTCGAAAAAGGAGAACCCCGGATTTCCGGGGTTCTCGATGATCGAAAATTTATTCGGCGGGCTTCGGCTTGCGGCGGAAGAGCCCGCGCAGATTGTCCCACAGTTCGATCCGGACGCCCTGTCGCTTCATGATGAAGCCCTGCTGGAGGATCGAGAGCGTGTTGTTCCAGGCCCAGTAGATGACGAGGCCGGCCGGGAAGGTCGCGAGCATGAAGGTGAAGACGACCGGCATCCAGTTGAAGATCATCTGCTGCGTCGGATCCGGCGGCGTCGGGTTCATGCGCATCTGCAGGAACATGGTGACACCCATGATCAGCGGCCATACGCCGACCAGCAGGAACGCCGGGACATCGTAGGGCAGCAGGCCGAACAGGTTGAACAACGACGTCGGATCGGGTGCCGACAGATCCTGGATCCAGCCGAAGAACGGCGCATGGCGCATTTCGATCGTGACGTAGATGACCTTGTAGAGCGCGAAGAAGACCGGGATCTGCAGCAGCACCGGCCAGCAACCGGCGATAGGATTGATCTTTTCGGTCTTGTAGAGCTCCATCATGGCCTGTTGCATGGCCATGCGATCGTCGCCGTGCTTCTTCTTGATCTCCTCCATCTTCGGCTGAACTTTCTTCATGTTCGCCATGGAGACGTAGCTCTTGTTGGCGAGCGGGAAGAAGACGAGCTTGATCAGGACAGTGGTGATCAGGATCGAGACGCCGAAATTGCCGAGGAGGCGGTAGAAGAAGTCGAGAACGTAGAACAGCGGCTTGGTGATGAAATAGAACCAGCCCCAGTCGATCATCAGATCGAAGCTCGGGATCTGGAACTGATCCTGGTAGCCGTCGATGATCGGTACCTGCTTGGCACCGGCAAACACCTTGTTGCCGACTTCCACCGTGCCGTCGGCCGGGATCGTCAGAGCGTCGGACCGGAAATCCGTCTGATAGCGGGCACGGCCTTCGCCGAAATAGGCGAAACGCGAGACGAAAGGCGTGGCCTGATCAGGGACAAGCGCAGTCGCCCAGTATTTGTCGGTGATGCCCATCCAGCCGGCAGAGGCCTGGTCGACGGCGATGACACCG
This window harbors:
- a CDS encoding ActR/PrrA/RegA family redox response regulator transcription factor; the protein is MINEDVADGDIGPDPSLLLVDDDAPFLKRLARAMETRGFVVETAESVAEGLAKAKAAPPKYAVVDMRLGDGNGLDIIDAIRQRRTDTRMIVLTGYGNIATAVNAVKLGAIDYLAKPADADEVAAALTRKPGEKAEPPENPMSADRVRWEHIQRVYEMCERNVSETARRLNMHRRTLQRILAKRAPR
- a CDS encoding ActS/PrrB/RegB family redox-sensitive histidine kinase gives rise to the protein MAVADNSLSGRDRFSRYRLRLQTLTRLRWLAVVGQSLTVLIVAFILEFPFPVLLCFALIASSAWLNIFLTFRYPATHRLSPPAALGVLGFDVLQLSGLLFMTGGLVNPFSVLMSVPVIISTASQPIRQTLILGALTIAAVTLLAAFHLPLPWYPGIIYEAHLVLVTGIWIAIVSTTLFAAFYVHRVSSEANELADALTATELTLQREQHLFALDGLAAAAAHELGTPLATISVVVKEMERALGSDERYREDLQLLRSQTERCRDILRRLTTLSTDDEEHMRKLPLSSMLEEVVDPHREFGVEIEVTIEAVTDEEPVGLRNAGILYGLGNLVENAVDFAQEKVRVDARYDRDRVDIVISDDGPGFSPEILVKIGEPFVTRRTAGKDKRAGGLGLGLFIAKTLLERTGATVVFENGSSEQQGAVIRLSWPRAAMDAAGSAQRLPQAAKLPYVTSG
- the hrpB gene encoding ATP-dependent helicase HrpB, with protein sequence MFEAAARALPVGAVLDDLAAALDAQGAAVLAAPPGAGKTTLVPLKLLDAPWRGDGRIILLEPRRLAARAAARRMADLLGEEVGDTVGYRMRLDTRISKRTRIEVVTEGVFVRMILDDPELSGIAAVIFDEFHERALDADFALALVLDVRAALRADLRLLVMSATLDTARVSALIEAPVIESAGRAFPVEMRYRERRAGDRIEDAMAEAIRSALAEETGSILAFLPGQAEIRRTAERLEGRLSPGTVLAPLFGMMDGAAQDRAIRPAAPGSRKIVLATSIAETSLTIDGVRVVIDSGLQRLPHFEPATGITRLETVRVSRASADQRAGRAGRTEPGVAIRLWRAEQTAALPAFTPPEILSSDLSGLILDSAAWGVPDPTVLAFIDPPPAPALKEARALLVELGALDPAGGLTAIGRAIRGLGLPARLAAMVASAPRASRPDAADIAVLLTEQGLGGPSIDVAERLRRWRSEKGDRASAARELSRRIVKNLDDAGEAVQKLSIGGLLALAYPDRVARNRGGRGRYLMANGRGAELDPHDPLAGEEWLVIADLTGRAGAQRIQAAAAIDPGEVETLVETRGVDGDECMFDTESRSVRARHVRRLGAIVLEERAIPVPTDERTTEALADGVRRLGVDALPWSDNGRQLRARLGFLNRSIGDPWPAMDDDGLVTKLAVWFTPYQSGVRAFDRIAPGSLTEGLMALAPYDLHRILEAEAPTHFVVPTGSRIPIRYDGDVPVLAVRVQELFGLASHPTIAKGRLPLLLELLSPAHRPIQTTRDLPGFWAGSWADVRADMRGRYPKHPWPEDPARAEPTRRAKPRGS
- a CDS encoding ATP-binding cassette domain-containing protein; this translates as MTQPERAGLSLRDIAIRLDGRLLIALDAHVAPGETLTVMGPSGSGKSTLLAYIGGFLDPIFQAEGQVRVDGVDLTALPADARHAGILFQDPLLFPHMSVASNIAFALPSDVKGRANRRAIAEKALADVDLAGFGPRDPDTLSGGQKARVALQRVLLSRPRLLLLDEPFAKLDMSLRAQTRRLVFDQARAAKLPVILVTHDTADAEAAGGAVFEMNGAP
- a CDS encoding ABC transporter permease subunit, with amino-acid sequence MTLARFAPPLTIGILILPLVFGLVGTVLPAFGYLPALGGTSITTSHFAELFAMPAIWRSAWLSLFVGLATTAVSLGIVMLFVAGWSQTRMFQRVQHLLSPLLAIPHAAAAFGLAFLIAPSGYLIRLAAPVFGIERPPDLLIINDPLGLSMMAGLIVKEIPFLFLVTLAALPQLPHRQTMQLTSAMGYGRVAGFTYALAPRVYRQIRFAVYAVIAYATSVVDVAIILGPNLPPTLPVWLLRWMNDPDLSVRFLASAGAVLQLSVTVAALALWWLFERCVAFAITTACEGGIRFRRDRALRILSLMATAIAGLIVFAGVVLLGLWSVSAFWQFPDLWPQALSLSTWRSALPRILDPLATTLLAGLASTLIALLLTIGCLEREIETGKTAGSRALLAIYMPLMVPQIAFVFGLQVLFVASGTDQRFAALVFVHLIFVLPYVFLSLSDPWRALDRRYDRVAAGLGRSRLVTLFSIRLPMLARAIATAAAVGFAVSVGQYLPTVLIGEGRLTTITTEAVALASGGNRRVIGVYAFLQTLLPFLAFAIASLVPALLFRGRRSMRV
- a CDS encoding ABC transporter substrate-binding protein, encoding MLMGLTRILFAAAIGLSLSSSLHAADIDPKNWDAVLEEARGQTVYFNAWGGSENINAYLEWVSSEASARFGVEIVHVKLDDTANAVARVVAERTAGRDEGGSVDLIWINGENFVAMKEQDLLLSPGWAQDLPNWQYVDFENQPSILTDFTVPTEGLQSPWGGAKLVFFYDEARTDAADLPQDADGLLAWAKENPGRFSYPAPPDFIGSSFLKQVLSEVIDDRQKLQQPVDPETFEADVAPLFAYLDELHSVAWRSAAAFPQNYPDMKQKLADGELDIIFAFNPAEASAGIAAGELPDTVRSFTFPGGTLGNTHFVAVPYNSSAAAGALVVADFLISPEAQLRKQDPAYWGDPTVLSMAKLDDADRAAFDGLELGVATLAPDELGPIIDEPHASWMERIEDEWRRRYIAGN
- the yihA gene encoding ribosome biogenesis GTP-binding protein YihA/YsxC, yielding MTAESTLADTNLFLKPWIFIRGVPSMKFLPPEGPPEIAFAGRSNVGKSSLINALLIQKGLARTSNTPGRTQELNYFVPDGYSGAADDLPPLALVDMPGYGYAQAPKEQVDQWTKLVFDYLRGRATLKRVYVLIDARHGIKPNDEEVLDLLDKAAVSYQLVLTKTDKIKAAGVPRLISETLAKIAKHPAAFPEVLATSSEKSGGIEELRAAMLRAARD
- the yidC gene encoding membrane protein insertase YidC; the protein is MQNNRNYFVAIALSVLVLIVWQFFYINPRIEAERETADQQQEAVTRDPSPGVEGVPAPEPGSTPDAALPGGTVGTEVTAVSRDAAIAQSERVAIDTPSLTGSINLTGARFDDLRLKGYRETVDDDSPIITLLSPAAIETGYFVELGYVGSEAAGPVPGADTVWEVEDGAELTPQTPVTLTFDNGQGLVFTRTISVDDDFMFQVDDAVTNSSGEAVSLASYGRSTRFSKPTTPSIFVLHEGLLGYFGEAGLQEVDYADVEEDGVIAVDQASAGWMGITDKYWATALVPDQATPFVSRFAYFGEGRARYQTDFRSDALTIPADGTVEVGNKVFAGAKQVPIIDGYQDQFQIPSFDLMIDWGWFYFITKPLFYVLDFFYRLLGNFGVSILITTVLIKLVFFPLANKSYVSMANMKKVQPKMEEIKKKHGDDRMAMQQAMMELYKTEKINPIAGCWPVLLQIPVFFALYKVIYVTIEMRHAPFFGWIQDLSAPDPTSLFNLFGLLPYDVPAFLLVGVWPLIMGVTMFLQMRMNPTPPDPTQQMIFNWMPVVFTFMLATFPAGLVIYWAWNNTLSILQQGFIMKRQGVRIELWDNLRGLFRRKPKPAE